One window of Thermocoleostomius sinensis A174 genomic DNA carries:
- the psbC gene encoding photosystem II reaction center protein CP43, producing MATLFDRSTARVVPTAKGKAIETASEGRDIASTGYPWWAGNARFINKSGRFLGAHVAHAGLVAFWAGAMLLFEVAHYVPEKPMYEQGLILMPHVATLGFGVGPGGQVTSIFPFFAIAVMHLIGSAVLGLGGLYHALRGPERLPGFFDFDWADKDKVTTILGYHLIALGVAALLFVCKAMFWGGLYDTWAPGGGDVRLVTHPTLNPLRIFGYLFRSPYGEAGWIVGVNNLEDIVGGHIWVGALLIAGGIWHIVTQPFKWTHGAFTWSGEAYLAQSLGNICGQAFIATAFIWFNNTAYPSEFYGPTVAESSQAQALIFLVRDQKLGANVGSAQGPTGLGKYLQRSPTGEIIFGGETMRFWDCRAPWLEPLRGPNGLDLDKLQHDVQPWQIRRAAEYMTHPPIGSLNSVGGLATEINSFNFVGTRTWLAAAHFVFAFLFLVGHLWHAGRARAAAAGFERGIDRANEPVLSMPDID from the coding sequence GTGGCAACGCTCTTTGATCGCTCTACAGCACGAGTTGTTCCAACTGCTAAAGGCAAAGCCATTGAAACCGCTAGCGAAGGCCGGGATATTGCGTCCACTGGCTATCCGTGGTGGGCTGGCAATGCTCGCTTCATTAACAAGTCGGGGCGTTTCTTGGGGGCCCATGTGGCCCATGCGGGACTGGTTGCTTTCTGGGCTGGAGCCATGCTGCTGTTTGAAGTGGCGCACTATGTTCCAGAAAAGCCAATGTATGAACAGGGACTAATCCTTATGCCCCATGTAGCAACATTAGGGTTTGGCGTTGGGCCCGGAGGGCAGGTCACTAGTATTTTTCCCTTCTTTGCGATCGCCGTGATGCACTTAATTGGTTCAGCAGTGTTGGGATTAGGTGGACTGTATCATGCTCTGCGTGGACCCGAACGGCTACCAGGATTCTTCGATTTTGACTGGGCCGATAAGGACAAAGTCACAACAATTTTAGGGTATCACCTGATCGCCTTGGGCGTTGCAGCATTGCTGTTTGTTTGCAAAGCCATGTTTTGGGGGGGGTTGTATGACACTTGGGCCCCCGGAGGCGGAGATGTACGCCTTGTGACACATCCCACTCTCAATCCTTTGAGAATCTTCGGGTATTTGTTCCGATCGCCCTACGGAGAAGCTGGCTGGATTGTTGGCGTTAACAATTTGGAAGACATTGTCGGCGGACACATTTGGGTGGGGGCGCTTCTAATTGCAGGAGGTATCTGGCATATTGTCACGCAGCCGTTTAAGTGGACACATGGCGCATTTACATGGTCGGGGGAAGCCTATCTTGCTCAAAGCTTGGGCAACATCTGTGGACAGGCTTTTATTGCCACCGCCTTCATCTGGTTTAATAACACGGCCTATCCCAGCGAATTTTACGGTCCTACCGTTGCAGAGTCGTCTCAGGCGCAAGCGCTTATCTTTTTGGTTCGTGATCAGAAGCTAGGAGCGAATGTTGGCTCGGCTCAAGGCCCCACCGGGTTAGGAAAATACTTGCAACGATCGCCCACCGGGGAAATCATTTTTGGGGGAGAAACCATGCGTTTTTGGGATTGTCGTGCCCCCTGGCTAGAACCCCTGCGTGGTCCCAATGGACTCGATCTCGATAAACTTCAGCATGATGTGCAGCCCTGGCAAATCCGTCGCGCGGCTGAATATATGACGCATCCGCCGATCGGTTCTCTCAATTCAGTGGGTGGGTTGGCCACAGAGATCAATTCTTTCAATTTTGTCGGAACCCGTACTTGGCTAGCCGCTGCCCACTTTGTCTTTGCCTTTCTCTTTCTAGTAGGCCATCTCTGGCACGCCGGCCGTGCCCGTGCTGCTGCTGCTGGCTTTGAACGAGGCATCGATCGAGCCAACGAACCTGTTTTGTCCATGCCAGATATTGATTAG